The region CGTTCACCCTCAACGGCACCGCCTGCACGGTCGCCTGACGCCATCCGTCGCCCGCGTGGTCACTGTGGTTCACCGCCAGGGGACGGACGCGGCAGAGAGCGGTATACCTCAGCGTCACAGTTGTGACGCTGAGGTATACCGCTGAACAGCACATCGACCTGGCGGGCCGGCCGAGGCCGATGGCGAGCACCCTTCACCGCGCCAGAAGCCCAGTCCCTGAGGGAGGACTAGGGTCGGGATGATGGAGAAAGGACTGACGGTCCGGCCGGCGAGTCTGACGGACGTCGCCGCACTGGTCGAGTTGCGTCTGGCCAACGCCGAGGCGCACCTTGCTCTCGACGCCGCCACCTACCGCATTCCGCAGGGCGACGCCGTGGCGCGCCACTTCACGGCCGCGCTGATCGACGAGACCGGGCGGGACGGCATCCTCGTCGCTGAGACTCCCGACGGTGAGGTGGTCGGAATGGTCGAAGTGCTGCGCCATCCCGATCCGCCGGAGCACCAGATCCTGCGTCCGGAACCTGCGGCCCAGATCCACACCGTTGTGCTGCCCGACTGCAGAGGGCTCGGTGTGGGGTCAGCGTTGCTGGCGGCGGCCGAAACGTGGGCGAGGGATCGGGGGATCGCGTACCTGTCGGCTGGCATCCACCATCGCAACGTCGGTGCGGCGCGCTTCTACAGCCGGCACGGCTACACCGACGCCGGCCGGTCCCTCGGTAGGAGCGTGCGATAGCCGTCGCGACGTCGGGTCATCGATCCGTGGCGCGGTAGAGACGACTCACGGTCTCGGCGACG is a window of Micromonospora sp. WMMD961 DNA encoding:
- a CDS encoding GNAT family N-acetyltransferase, which translates into the protein MEKGLTVRPASLTDVAALVELRLANAEAHLALDAATYRIPQGDAVARHFTAALIDETGRDGILVAETPDGEVVGMVEVLRHPDPPEHQILRPEPAAQIHTVVLPDCRGLGVGSALLAAAETWARDRGIAYLSAGIHHRNVGAARFYSRHGYTDAGRSLGRSVR